The proteins below are encoded in one region of Chloroflexota bacterium:
- the pgi gene encoding glucose-6-phosphate isomerase: MSELTGSPAWQALSNHYQEMADVPMRDLFAADPQRFDRFTSTIDDILFDFSKNRITAETLALLVDLANQEALPARIDAMFNGAKINNTENRAVLHIALRNRSNRPILVDGNDVMPEVNRVLEKMRRFSQSVRSGEWQGFSGQAITDVVNIGIGGSDLGPKMVVNALTPYIKPDLHFHFVSNVDGTDIAETLKPLDPQTTLFLVASKTFTTQETMTNAHTARTWLLATAGDETAVAKHFVALSTNREKVVEFGIDPDNMFEFWDWVGGRYSLWSAIGLSIALAIGMDRFEELLDGAFVVDEHFRTAPLKENIPATMGLLGLWYNNFFGAQSQAILPYDQYMACFPMYFQQGDMESNGKSVDKQGKHVDYTTGPIIWGQPGTNGQHAFYQLIHQGTKLIPCDFLVPAQSQNPIGEHHDILLSNFLAQTEALMRGKTADEVRAELESQGVAGEELELLVPAKTFEGNRPSSSFLFKKLTPGTLGSLIALYEHKIFTQGAIWNINSFDQMGVELGKQLARAILPELAGDTPIASHDSSTNGLINAFKQLRKSND, translated from the coding sequence ATGTCTGAATTGACCGGCTCCCCTGCCTGGCAGGCGCTTAGCAATCACTACCAGGAAATGGCCGATGTGCCTATGCGAGACCTCTTCGCCGCGGACCCGCAGCGCTTCGATCGTTTCACATCGACCATTGACGACATCCTGTTCGACTTTTCAAAGAACCGAATCACCGCAGAGACCCTGGCGCTTCTGGTCGATCTGGCCAATCAGGAGGCCCTTCCTGCCAGGATCGATGCCATGTTCAACGGAGCGAAGATCAACAACACGGAAAACCGCGCCGTCTTGCATATCGCCCTGCGCAATCGCAGCAACCGGCCGATCCTGGTCGATGGCAACGATGTGATGCCTGAAGTCAACCGGGTTCTCGAAAAGATGCGCCGGTTTTCGCAAAGTGTTCGTTCCGGAGAATGGCAAGGCTTTTCCGGACAAGCCATCACCGATGTTGTCAACATCGGAATCGGTGGTTCTGACCTGGGGCCCAAGATGGTTGTAAACGCGCTGACTCCTTACATCAAGCCCGATCTGCATTTCCATTTTGTATCCAACGTCGACGGCACCGATATCGCGGAGACCCTGAAGCCCCTCGATCCACAGACGACCCTCTTTCTGGTTGCGTCAAAAACCTTCACCACCCAGGAAACCATGACCAATGCCCACACAGCGCGGACATGGCTCCTGGCCACAGCCGGGGATGAGACGGCTGTGGCAAAACACTTCGTGGCGCTCTCGACGAACCGCGAGAAAGTTGTCGAGTTCGGCATCGATCCGGACAACATGTTCGAATTCTGGGATTGGGTTGGTGGGCGCTATTCCCTCTGGTCGGCCATTGGGCTATCGATCGCGCTGGCCATCGGCATGGATCGTTTCGAGGAACTGCTGGACGGGGCATTTGTAGTTGACGAGCATTTCCGGACAGCACCTCTGAAAGAGAACATTCCGGCAACCATGGGCTTGCTGGGACTCTGGTACAATAACTTCTTTGGCGCTCAATCCCAGGCCATCCTTCCTTATGACCAGTATATGGCCTGTTTCCCCATGTACTTCCAGCAGGGTGACATGGAGAGCAATGGCAAAAGCGTGGACAAACAGGGCAAGCATGTGGACTACACAACCGGCCCCATCATCTGGGGACAACCGGGCACCAATGGACAGCATGCCTTTTATCAGCTCATTCACCAGGGCACCAAGCTGATTCCCTGTGATTTCCTGGTGCCGGCCCAGTCGCAAAACCCCATTGGCGAACACCACGATATTCTGCTCTCGAATTTCCTGGCTCAAACCGAGGCGCTGATGAGAGGAAAGACAGCTGACGAGGTGCGCGCGGAACTGGAGAGCCAGGGGGTTGCCGGCGAGGAACTGGAACTTCTCGTGCCGGCCAAAACCTTCGAGGGAAATCGACCCTCCAGTTCGTTCCTCTTCAAAAAACTGACACCCGGGACCCTTGGATCGCTCATAGCCCTGTACGAACACAAGATCTTTACCCAGGGCGCTATCTGGAATATCAACTCCTTCGACCAGATGGGGGTGGAACTGGGCAAACAACTGGCCAGGGCTATCCTGCCGGAACTGGCAGGAGACACCCCGATCGCATCCCATGACTCGTCCACCAATGGGCTTATCAACGCCTTCAAACAACTGAGGAAGAGCAATGACTAA
- a CDS encoding 6-phosphofructokinase — MNQGASEHTGKSIAVITSGGDSQGMNAAVRAVVRTGLNRGIDVFAIYEGYQGMVEGGDYFRRMTWESVGGILHQSGTVIGTARCEQFRGREGRRSAVKNLISHSIDRLIVIGGDGSLTGANLLCQEWPELLSELVELGEIESALADAHPRLILAGMVGSIDNDMFGTDMTIGADSALHRIAEAVDAISSTAASHRRAFVIEVMGRHCGYLALMSAIATGANWVFIPEYPPEQANWEDVMCDNMEASREMGRRHSIVIVAEGARDRQGRPITSEYVKEVLEDRLAKDTRITVLGHIQRGGKTNAFDRVMGTILGYHAVDEVLTADPDREPVLIGIQQHQVIRSPLMECVAQTHQVAKLIAAGDYEKAVFMRGGSFAEEIRTFYTLASAQPSDPAPGQKALRLAVMHAGGPAPGMNTAVRVAVRLGIDKGHKVFGIRNGFEGLIEGDIQEMDWMTVSGWVSRGGAELGTNRRRPRADDFEAIARHLEQYRIDGLLMIGGWTGYQACCDMQVLRDSYPAFDIPMICFPASIDNNLPASQLSIGADTALNSIAFDVDKIKQSAVASRRCFVVEVMGRYCGYLALMSGISTGAEKVYLPEEGVTLADLQHDVNLLIEGFEHGKRLGLMIRNEKVDPLYTTDFMCALFEKEGGDLFDVRQAILGHVQQGGNPSPFDRIQATRLASSCVEFLIEQASRNDPRATAIGLQRGRAVLIDLADLPPLMDHLHERPKREWWLSLRPIAKTMAYPNFDY; from the coding sequence GTGAACCAGGGAGCATCCGAGCACACAGGAAAAAGCATCGCGGTCATCACCAGTGGCGGCGATTCGCAGGGGATGAATGCCGCTGTCAGGGCTGTCGTTCGAACGGGGCTGAACCGCGGCATTGATGTTTTCGCGATCTACGAAGGATACCAGGGCATGGTGGAGGGGGGTGACTACTTCCGAAGGATGACCTGGGAGTCTGTCGGCGGTATTTTGCATCAAAGTGGCACCGTGATCGGCACGGCCCGTTGCGAGCAATTCCGCGGACGCGAGGGACGCCGAAGCGCTGTCAAGAATCTCATTTCCCACAGCATCGACAGGTTGATCGTCATCGGGGGTGATGGCAGCCTGACCGGGGCCAATCTCCTGTGCCAGGAATGGCCCGAACTGTTGTCAGAGCTGGTTGAGCTGGGAGAGATCGAGTCGGCCTTGGCCGATGCACACCCCCGCCTGATATTGGCAGGCATGGTCGGTTCCATCGACAACGACATGTTCGGCACAGACATGACCATCGGGGCGGACTCCGCCCTGCACCGCATCGCCGAAGCAGTGGACGCTATCTCCAGCACCGCGGCCAGCCACCGGCGGGCTTTCGTCATCGAGGTGATGGGTCGCCATTGTGGATATCTGGCCTTGATGTCTGCTATTGCCACCGGCGCCAACTGGGTCTTCATTCCCGAATACCCGCCCGAACAAGCCAACTGGGAAGATGTGATGTGTGACAACATGGAGGCCAGCCGGGAGATGGGGCGCCGGCACAGTATTGTCATTGTCGCCGAGGGCGCCCGCGACCGCCAGGGACGACCAATCACCAGCGAATATGTCAAAGAAGTACTGGAAGACCGGTTGGCCAAGGACACGCGTATCACTGTCCTGGGCCATATCCAACGGGGAGGAAAGACCAACGCCTTCGACCGCGTCATGGGCACGATCCTTGGCTATCACGCGGTGGATGAAGTATTGACCGCCGACCCGGACCGGGAACCCGTGTTGATTGGCATCCAGCAACATCAGGTTATCCGCTCTCCCTTGATGGAGTGTGTCGCTCAAACCCATCAGGTGGCAAAACTGATTGCAGCCGGCGACTATGAAAAAGCCGTTTTTATGCGCGGCGGCAGCTTCGCTGAGGAGATCAGAACCTTCTATACCCTGGCGAGCGCCCAACCCAGTGATCCGGCGCCTGGCCAGAAGGCGTTGCGCCTGGCGGTGATGCACGCGGGTGGTCCCGCGCCCGGCATGAACACTGCTGTGAGAGTTGCTGTCCGCCTGGGAATCGACAAAGGACACAAGGTATTCGGCATCAGGAATGGTTTCGAGGGCTTGATCGAGGGCGATATCCAGGAGATGGATTGGATGACGGTCTCCGGTTGGGTATCCCGAGGAGGCGCCGAGTTGGGCACCAATCGGCGCAGACCGCGAGCCGACGACTTTGAGGCCATCGCCCGGCACCTTGAGCAATATCGGATCGATGGACTGCTCATGATCGGCGGATGGACGGGCTATCAAGCCTGCTGCGATATGCAGGTTTTACGCGACTCCTATCCTGCCTTCGATATTCCAATGATCTGTTTTCCGGCATCCATCGATAACAACCTGCCCGCATCCCAGCTGAGTATCGGGGCCGACACCGCCCTCAACAGCATTGCTTTCGATGTGGACAAAATCAAGCAGTCGGCGGTGGCATCGCGGCGCTGCTTCGTTGTCGAGGTTATGGGTCGCTATTGCGGCTACCTGGCACTGATGAGCGGAATCTCCACTGGCGCCGAAAAGGTCTATTTGCCAGAGGAGGGTGTCACCTTAGCCGATCTTCAGCATGATGTAAACCTGTTGATCGAGGGCTTCGAGCACGGCAAACGGTTGGGCTTGATGATCCGCAATGAGAAGGTCGATCCCCTGTACACCACCGATTTTATGTGTGCCCTCTTTGAAAAAGAGGGTGGCGATCTGTTCGATGTTCGCCAGGCAATTCTGGGACATGTACAGCAGGGAGGCAATCCTTCACCCTTTGATCGCATTCAGGCGACTCGCCTGGCGTCCAGCTGCGTCGAATTCCTCATCGAGCAAGCCAGCCGAAATGATCCCAGGGCTACTGCCATTGGCCTGCAACGAGGCAGGGCGGTGTTAATCGACCTGGCTGACCTACCGCCGCTCATGGACCATCTGCACGAGCGACCCAAGAGAGAATGGTGGCTCAGTTTGCGACCCATCGCCAAGACGATGGCCTATCCGAATTTCGACTATTGA
- a CDS encoding CHAD domain-containing protein, whose translation MNNVQYFSLPTEYDRDQLFQDLRERFDLLVEKPSLAQWSLYDTFDWRLFHRSLKLVRVADDFFLRDLAGSRDYAAASSSQQFPFAWDFPNGALHEQLTPIIDMRALMALVGGETRSTCFRVLNEDEKTVVRLTICEDAVAAEEGITQADVRVMLQPVRGYDREARTVAQFLDDLGLETRQAEESYAAILRANNLEPGSYSARLAVKLGPDNRSGDATRTIMRALLENLEINLPYIAQDIDTEFLHDFRVSVRRTRTALSQIKAVFPVAETERFKEDFRYFGDLSNLLRDLDVYLLKEDVYRAMLPSSMENDIDPVFDFLHSRRAHVLTEVANGLASQKSQKILRDWDAFLNQEAMDCPDAPNAGRRVADLARESIYRRYRRVVKEGDRILQHENPPDEWLHALRIDCKKLRYLMEFFASLFPAKGHRKLVQQLKRLQDNLGDFNDLSVQQDFLLWIAEEMPVSSVNSRRAVLAIGSLIATLDQRQRKEKKNFAGTFAAFASPPNRSRFKELYGKGAS comes from the coding sequence ATGAACAACGTGCAATACTTCAGCTTGCCAACCGAATACGACCGGGACCAGCTGTTCCAGGATCTGCGGGAACGTTTCGATCTGCTCGTAGAGAAGCCATCTCTCGCGCAGTGGAGCCTCTACGACACTTTCGACTGGCGCCTCTTCCACCGTTCATTGAAGCTGGTTCGGGTGGCGGATGACTTTTTCCTGCGCGATCTGGCAGGCAGTCGGGATTACGCTGCGGCATCGTCGAGCCAACAGTTTCCCTTCGCCTGGGATTTTCCCAACGGAGCCCTGCACGAGCAACTGACTCCCATCATTGATATGCGGGCCCTCATGGCGCTTGTCGGGGGAGAAACCCGGTCCACCTGCTTCCGCGTGCTCAACGAAGACGAAAAGACTGTGGTTCGGCTAACCATCTGCGAGGACGCTGTCGCTGCCGAAGAGGGAATAACACAGGCTGACGTGCGCGTCATGTTGCAGCCGGTCCGGGGCTATGATCGCGAGGCCCGGACCGTTGCCCAATTCCTCGACGATCTTGGCCTGGAGACTCGCCAGGCGGAGGAAAGCTATGCTGCAATACTGCGCGCAAACAACCTGGAACCGGGCAGCTACAGCGCCAGGTTGGCGGTTAAACTCGGCCCCGACAACCGATCCGGCGACGCGACACGCACGATCATGCGTGCGCTGCTGGAGAACCTCGAGATCAACTTACCCTACATTGCTCAGGATATCGACACCGAATTTCTACACGACTTTCGCGTGTCGGTCCGGCGAACGCGTACAGCGTTGAGCCAGATCAAGGCGGTCTTCCCGGTCGCCGAAACAGAACGATTTAAGGAGGATTTTCGCTACTTCGGTGATCTGAGCAATCTCTTGCGCGATCTCGATGTGTACCTGCTGAAGGAAGATGTTTATCGAGCGATGCTGCCCTCATCGATGGAGAACGATATCGATCCCGTTTTCGACTTCCTTCACAGCCGACGAGCCCACGTGTTGACGGAAGTTGCCAACGGCCTTGCTTCGCAAAAATCGCAGAAAATCCTGCGGGATTGGGATGCCTTTTTGAACCAGGAAGCAATGGATTGCCCGGATGCCCCCAACGCCGGACGCCGCGTGGCAGATCTCGCCCGGGAGAGCATTTACAGGCGCTACAGACGCGTCGTCAAGGAGGGCGATCGTATTCTGCAGCACGAGAACCCACCGGACGAGTGGCTTCACGCTCTTCGAATAGACTGCAAAAAGCTTCGTTATCTCATGGAGTTCTTCGCCAGTCTTTTTCCGGCGAAGGGGCACAGAAAGCTCGTCCAGCAGTTGAAACGCCTGCAGGACAACCTGGGAGACTTCAACGACCTCTCAGTGCAACAGGATTTCCTTCTTTGGATCGCCGAGGAGATGCCTGTTTCCAGTGTCAACTCACGTCGGGCGGTCCTGGCAATTGGCAGTCTGATTGCCACGCTGGACCAACGCCAGCGAAAAGAAAAAAAGAATTTCGCCGGCACCTTCGCTGCCTTCGCGTCTCCCCCGAACAGGAGCCGCTTCAAGGAGCTTTACGGGAAGGGCGCCTCATGA
- a CDS encoding ParA family protein, whose amino-acid sequence MTVLALYSNKGGVGKTAAAVNLAYLAAQSGKRTLICDLDPQSSATFYFRVKPRLKASARGLSKGGKPIDKSIKGTDYDNLDLLPADFTHRNLDISFASRKDSLGRLSRVLDPLQDEYDLIVLDSPPTINVVAENIIAASDHLLVPLIPTTLSVRTHEQLMQFMDSRKRDTVDVTCFRSMVDRRKKMHRELSESIAEEIDGVLESIIPFASVVERMGIRREPVPVFAGRSKAAQAYRDLWAEIEEKLLGQA is encoded by the coding sequence ATGACGGTCCTGGCCCTTTACAGCAACAAAGGAGGCGTCGGGAAAACCGCTGCCGCTGTCAATCTTGCGTATCTTGCGGCGCAGTCAGGAAAACGCACCTTGATCTGCGACCTGGATCCTCAGAGTTCGGCAACCTTCTACTTTCGGGTGAAACCACGCCTGAAGGCGAGCGCCCGCGGTCTGAGCAAGGGTGGCAAGCCCATCGACAAGAGCATCAAGGGCACTGATTACGACAACCTGGATCTTTTGCCAGCCGATTTCACGCACAGGAACCTGGATATCTCGTTTGCTTCCCGAAAAGATTCTCTGGGGCGTCTATCGAGGGTGCTTGATCCGTTGCAGGATGAGTACGACCTGATCGTGCTGGACAGCCCGCCAACTATCAATGTCGTCGCGGAGAACATTATTGCCGCTTCTGACCACCTGCTGGTGCCGCTGATACCGACGACACTATCGGTTCGAACCCATGAACAGCTGATGCAATTTATGGATAGCCGGAAGCGCGATACCGTCGACGTCACCTGCTTCCGTTCCATGGTAGACCGCCGCAAAAAAATGCATCGGGAGCTATCGGAGTCTATCGCCGAAGAGATCGATGGTGTGCTCGAAAGCATCATTCCTTTCGCATCCGTGGTCGAGCGCATGGGGATCCGACGGGAACCAGTGCCTGTCTTCGCAGGTCGCAGCAAGGCCGCCCAGGCATATCGCGATCTCTGGGCCGAGATTGAAGAAAAGCTGTTGGGCCAGGCTTGA